One stretch of Deltaproteobacteria bacterium DNA includes these proteins:
- a CDS encoding ABC transporter ATP-binding protein/permease has product MRRRVYALCVFGLLVSSVFGLLVPWMIREAVDAVSAARGGGPPGEGRLLRAVGLMILFSILHAVFRFLSRRSLFVAARDVEQEVRRRLFSHVVRLPIRFFHATPTGDVMSRMTNDLSAVWLFLGPGLLTLVGTVLSWLLAVAFMLRISPMLTGVSLLIAPAVVYLSREYGRAFHLRHRLVQESLASMNAALQENVSGIRLVKAFSLEAREEERFSGECERYYRHNLAVARTSAAFHGAIGLLAGVGVALVLFLGGRAVAQGALTLGGFVAFNAYLAMLSFPTMAMGWVINLSQRGSSAMGRINEFLRLPVEFPEDGTEPGEEGTTPIRDASGSGIGEPPLLEVRDLAFSHGGEGRGEALRGVSFSVRKGEVIGVVGPTGGGKSTLFSLLPGLYPAPPGTVFLEGIDASAIPLPELRRRFAVVSQDPFLFSDSVLENVCFGLERTDPEAAGKATGLARFLAEVEEMPNGFDTVVGERGISLSGGQKQRATIARALCAEAKILLLDDALSAVDAETEREIFEGILSGKGERTVLFSTHRMASLSRCDRILVLAAGRIVEEGTHDDLFSLRGAYFDLYSRQMLARELEESS; this is encoded by the coding sequence TCCTCGTCTCCAGCGTCTTCGGCCTCCTCGTCCCCTGGATGATCCGGGAGGCGGTGGACGCCGTCTCCGCCGCGCGGGGAGGCGGACCGCCCGGCGAGGGCCGCCTGCTCCGCGCCGTGGGGCTCATGATCCTCTTCTCCATCCTTCACGCCGTCTTCCGGTTCCTTTCCCGCCGGTCCCTGTTCGTGGCCGCGCGGGACGTGGAGCAGGAGGTGCGGCGGCGCCTCTTCTCCCACGTGGTCCGCCTGCCGATCCGCTTCTTCCACGCGACGCCGACGGGGGACGTGATGTCGCGCATGACGAACGACCTGTCCGCCGTGTGGCTCTTCCTCGGCCCCGGCCTGCTCACCCTCGTCGGGACCGTCCTCTCGTGGCTGCTCGCGGTCGCCTTCATGCTCCGGATCAGTCCCATGCTCACCGGTGTGTCGCTGCTGATCGCCCCCGCGGTCGTGTACCTCTCCCGGGAGTACGGGCGCGCCTTCCACCTGCGGCATCGCCTGGTCCAGGAGTCGCTCGCCTCGATGAACGCGGCGTTGCAGGAGAACGTCTCCGGGATCCGCCTGGTGAAGGCGTTTTCCCTCGAGGCGAGGGAGGAGGAGCGGTTCTCCGGGGAGTGCGAGCGGTATTACCGGCACAACCTGGCCGTCGCGCGGACCTCCGCGGCGTTTCACGGGGCGATCGGCCTGCTCGCCGGCGTGGGCGTGGCCCTCGTTCTGTTCCTCGGGGGACGGGCCGTCGCCCAGGGCGCCCTCACCCTCGGGGGGTTCGTCGCCTTCAACGCGTACCTCGCGATGCTTTCCTTCCCGACGATGGCGATGGGATGGGTGATCAACCTCTCTCAGCGGGGGAGCTCCGCCATGGGGCGGATCAACGAGTTTCTGCGGCTGCCCGTGGAGTTTCCCGAAGACGGGACGGAACCCGGCGAGGAGGGGACGACACCGATCCGGGATGCGTCCGGGTCCGGGATCGGGGAGCCGCCGCTCCTCGAGGTCCGCGACCTCGCCTTTTCTCATGGGGGCGAAGGAAGGGGGGAGGCGCTCCGGGGCGTCTCCTTCTCCGTGCGGAAGGGGGAGGTGATCGGGGTGGTGGGGCCCACCGGCGGCGGGAAGAGCACGCTCTTTTCCCTGCTCCCCGGGCTCTACCCCGCACCGCCCGGCACGGTCTTTCTCGAAGGGATCGACGCGTCGGCGATCCCGCTTCCCGAACTGCGCCGCCGTTTCGCCGTGGTCTCCCAGGACCCGTTCCTCTTCTCCGACTCCGTGCTCGAGAACGTCTGCTTCGGTCTGGAACGGACCGACCCGGAAGCCGCCGGAAAGGCGACCGGCCTCGCCCGTTTCCTCGCCGAGGTCGAGGAGATGCCGAACGGGTTCGACACCGTCGTGGGGGAGCGGGGGATCTCGCTCTCGGGGGGGCAGAAGCAGCGGGCCACGATCGCCCGTGCGCTTTGCGCCGAAGCAAAGATCCTGCTGCTGGACGACGCCCTCTCCGCCGTGGACGCCGAGACGGAGCGGGAAATCTTCGAGGGGATCCTCTCGGGAAAGGGGGAGAGGACGGTCCTGTTCAGCACGCACCGGATGGCCTCTCTCTCCCGGTGCGACCGGATCCTCGTGCTGGCGGCCGGCCGGATCGTCGAGGAGGGGACACACGACGACCTTTTCTCCCTGCGCGGCGCCTACTTCGACCTGTACTCCCGCCAGATGCTCGCCCGCGAACTGGAGGAGTCGTCGTGA